In one window of Acidovorax sp. HDW3 DNA:
- the glmU gene encoding bifunctional UDP-N-acetylglucosamine diphosphorylase/glucosamine-1-phosphate N-acetyltransferase GlmU, whose protein sequence is MSTPPLDILVMAAGKGTRMKSRHPKVLQRLAGRALLGHVLDVAAQLAPRRVVAITGHGAIEVEAACAGLVSPGAGFDQNFDLKFARQEPQLGTGHAVQQAMPALAEFGGDGLVLVLSGDVPLTQADTLRALVAAAQAVPGGTLALLTVRLPDPAGYGRILRGANGAVQGIVEHKDASAAQRAIDEIYSGIMAVPARLLAPWLARLTCDNAQGEYYLTDIVAMAVHDGLPVVAHCITDAQQVAGVNSPAQLAELERAHQLRQAGALMEQGVRLADPARFELRADARSGQRGQLVCGQDVEIDLGCIFTGSVEVGAGAQIGAYCCIANARIAEGAVIHPFTHIDGEQAGASVGPGALVGPFARLRPGAQLGREVHIGNFVEVKNSTLADGAKANHLAYLGDASVGERVNYGAGSITANYDGANKHRTVIEADAHIGSNCVLVAPVTIGAGGTVGGGSTITKDTPAGVLTVARGKQTSLSASQWQRPRKTPKTLETPAQS, encoded by the coding sequence ATGAGCACCCCACCCCTGGACATCCTCGTCATGGCGGCCGGCAAAGGCACGCGCATGAAAAGCCGCCATCCCAAGGTCTTGCAGCGCCTGGCCGGGCGTGCCCTGCTGGGCCATGTGCTCGATGTGGCCGCGCAGCTGGCGCCGCGCCGCGTGGTCGCCATCACCGGCCACGGTGCTATAGAAGTAGAAGCTGCTTGCGCTGGCCTGGTAAGCCCTGGAGCCGGTTTTGATCAAAATTTTGACCTGAAATTTGCACGCCAGGAACCGCAGCTGGGCACGGGCCACGCCGTGCAGCAGGCCATGCCGGCGCTGGCGGAGTTTGGCGGCGACGGCCTGGTGCTGGTGCTCTCGGGCGACGTGCCGCTGACGCAGGCCGACACCCTGCGCGCCCTGGTGGCGGCGGCGCAGGCCGTGCCGGGCGGGACTTTGGCGCTGCTGACCGTGCGCCTGCCCGACCCCGCGGGCTATGGCCGCATCCTGCGCGGTGCGAATGGCGCGGTGCAGGGCATCGTCGAGCACAAGGACGCCAGCGCCGCGCAGCGCGCCATCGACGAAATCTACAGCGGCATCATGGCCGTGCCGGCGCGCCTGCTCGCGCCCTGGCTGGCGCGGCTCACCTGCGACAACGCCCAGGGCGAGTACTACCTGACCGACATCGTCGCCATGGCCGTGCACGACGGTCTGCCGGTGGTGGCGCACTGCATCACGGACGCGCAGCAGGTGGCGGGCGTGAACAGCCCGGCGCAGCTCGCCGAGCTCGAACGCGCGCACCAGCTGCGCCAGGCCGGCGCGCTGATGGAGCAGGGCGTGCGCCTGGCTGACCCGGCACGCTTTGAACTGCGCGCCGATGCCCGCAGCGGCCAGCGCGGCCAGTTGGTGTGTGGGCAGGACGTGGAAATCGACCTGGGCTGCATCTTTACCGGCAGCGTCGAGGTGGGCGCGGGCGCGCAGATTGGCGCCTACTGCTGCATTGCCAACGCCCGCATTGCCGAGGGTGCGGTGATCCACCCCTTCACCCACATCGACGGCGAGCAGGCTGGCGCCAGCGTCGGCCCCGGCGCGCTCGTCGGCCCGTTTGCGCGCCTGCGCCCGGGCGCGCAGCTCGGGCGCGAGGTGCACATCGGCAACTTCGTCGAAGTGAAAAACTCCACCCTGGCCGACGGCGCCAAGGCCAACCACCTGGCCTACCTGGGGGATGCCAGCGTGGGCGAGCGCGTGAACTACGGCGCCGGCAGCATCACCGCCAACTACGACGGCGCGAACAAGCACCGCACCGTGATCGAGGCCGACGCCCACATTGGCAGCAACTGCGTGCTGGTGGCGCCCGTCACCATCGGCGCGGGCGGTACCGTGGGCGGCGGCTCGACCATCACCAAGGACACCCCGGCGGGCGTGCTCACCGTCGCCCGGGGCAAGCAAACCAGCCTGAGCGCCAGCCAATGGCAACGCCCGCGCAAGACCCCCAAGACGCTCGAGACGCCGGCGCAGAGCTGA
- a CDS encoding anhydro-N-acetylmuramic acid kinase, whose protein sequence is MPALFIGLMSGTSLDGVDAVLADLGAARPEVRGHVALPLAPALRAELLALNGSGADELHRAALAANALARTYAQAVQQLLAQTQTPAHRVQAIGAHGQTVRHRPQAFDGTGYTLQLNNPALLAELTGIAVVADFRSRDLAAGGQGAPLVPAFHQGFFGQAGQERAVLNIGGIANLSVLHADASVLGFDCGPGNALLDHWCQQHRGQPYDADGAWAASGQVLPDLLAALRREPFLALPPPKSTGRDLFHPAWLQAHLAHWPQAAPADVQATLTELTASACADCASSYANNSKLLIVCGGGAYNRQLMARLAARLPGWRVQSSAQHGLPPLQVEATAFAWLAQRCLQRLPGNLAAVTGAAGPRVLGAIYPA, encoded by the coding sequence ATGCCCGCACTGTTCATCGGCCTGATGTCGGGCACCTCGCTCGACGGCGTCGATGCCGTGCTGGCCGATTTAGGGGCAGCCCGGCCCGAGGTGCGCGGCCACGTCGCCCTGCCCCTGGCGCCGGCCCTGCGCGCCGAGCTGCTGGCCCTCAACGGCAGCGGCGCCGACGAGCTGCACCGCGCCGCCCTGGCCGCCAACGCCCTGGCACGCACCTATGCCCAGGCGGTGCAGCAGCTGCTGGCGCAAACCCAGACCCCCGCCCACCGCGTGCAGGCCATAGGCGCCCATGGCCAGACGGTGCGCCACCGCCCGCAAGCCTTCGACGGCACCGGCTACACCCTGCAGCTGAACAACCCGGCCCTGCTGGCCGAGCTCACCGGCATCGCCGTGGTGGCCGACTTTCGCAGCCGCGACCTGGCCGCCGGCGGCCAGGGCGCGCCGCTGGTGCCGGCCTTCCACCAGGGCTTTTTCGGCCAGGCGGGGCAGGAACGCGCGGTGCTCAACATCGGCGGCATCGCCAACCTGAGCGTGCTGCACGCCGACGCCAGCGTGCTCGGCTTTGACTGCGGCCCCGGCAACGCCTTGCTCGACCACTGGTGCCAGCAGCACCGGGGCCAGCCCTACGATGCCGACGGCGCCTGGGCCGCCAGCGGCCAGGTGCTGCCCGATTTGCTCGCCGCCCTGCGCCGCGAGCCCTTCCTGGCCCTGCCACCGCCCAAAAGCACGGGGCGTGATCTGTTTCACCCCGCCTGGCTGCAAGCGCACCTGGCCCACTGGCCGCAGGCAGCGCCCGCCGATGTCCAGGCCACATTGACCGAATTGACCGCCAGCGCTTGTGCAGACTGCGCGAGCAGCTATGCAAACAATAGCAAACTACTGATCGTCTGCGGTGGCGGCGCGTACAACCGCCAACTGATGGCGCGCCTGGCCGCACGCCTGCCCGGCTGGCGCGTGCAATCTTCGGCGCAGCATGGCCTGCCGCCGCTGCAGGTGGAGGCCACCGCCTTCGCCTGGCTGGCGCAGCGCTGCCTGCAGCGCCTGCCGGGCAATCTGGCCGCCGTCACCGGCGCCGCTGGCCCCCGGGTGCTCGGCGCCATCTACCCGGCCTGA
- a CDS encoding peptidoglycan DD-metalloendopeptidase family protein — translation MLASLARLARQHPRRITAAIATLLLTGGGGAYAVASLGPDPAELPVTTVSLPVQSLAEGQTLAALADTMPAFSLYRSDQVRSSDTAESLLQRLGVADPMAAAFLRKDNLVQQQLLGRSNRLVTAEASDDHRLVRLTARWAPDDSGSFKRLVVERNSAGAWVTRIETGQLQVNTRLAGSVIHSNLFAATDDARIPDAVANQVADVFSGSIDFRRSLRKGDRFAVVYETLEADGEPLRSGRLLSAEFHNNGKTHQAIWFQAPGARKGSYYQANGESLQRAYLTSPVAYTRVSSGFKMRFHPILNTWRAHNGTDLAAPHGTPVRTVGDGVVEFAGVQNGFGNVVFIKHRNGHETVYAHLSRIDVKKGASVGQGELIGAVGATGWATGPHLHFEFRVNGQQKDPMTIAQQSESAAPIPAGQRQAFARVAGMMSSQMAAAETIEQASAN, via the coding sequence ATGCTTGCCTCTTTGGCCCGCCTGGCACGCCAACACCCGCGCCGCATCACCGCCGCCATCGCCACCTTGCTGCTCACCGGCGGCGGCGGCGCCTACGCCGTGGCGTCGCTCGGCCCCGACCCGGCTGAGCTCCCCGTCACCACCGTCAGCCTGCCGGTGCAGTCCCTGGCCGAGGGCCAGACCCTGGCCGCCCTGGCCGACACCATGCCGGCGTTCTCGCTCTACCGCTCCGACCAGGTGCGCAGCAGCGACACCGCCGAGTCGCTGCTGCAGCGCCTGGGCGTGGCCGACCCGATGGCCGCCGCCTTCTTGCGCAAGGACAACCTGGTGCAGCAGCAGCTGCTCGGGCGCAGCAACCGCCTGGTAACGGCCGAGGCCAGCGACGACCACCGCCTGGTGCGCCTGACCGCACGCTGGGCACCCGACGACAGCGGCAGCTTCAAGCGCCTGGTTGTCGAGCGCAACAGCGCCGGCGCCTGGGTCACACGCATCGAAACGGGGCAGCTGCAGGTCAACACCCGCCTGGCTGGCAGCGTCATCCACAGCAACTTGTTTGCCGCCACCGACGACGCGCGCATTCCCGACGCCGTCGCCAACCAGGTGGCCGACGTGTTCTCCGGCAGCATCGACTTTCGCCGCTCGCTGCGCAAGGGCGACCGCTTTGCCGTCGTCTATGAAACCCTGGAAGCCGACGGCGAGCCGCTGCGCAGCGGCCGCCTGCTCAGCGCCGAATTCCACAACAACGGCAAAACGCACCAGGCCATCTGGTTCCAGGCGCCGGGCGCGCGCAAGGGCAGCTACTACCAGGCCAACGGCGAGAGCCTGCAGCGCGCCTACCTGACCTCGCCCGTGGCCTACACCCGCGTCTCCAGCGGCTTCAAGATGCGCTTTCACCCCATCTTGAACACCTGGCGCGCGCACAACGGCACCGACCTGGCCGCCCCGCACGGCACGCCGGTGCGCACCGTGGGCGATGGCGTGGTCGAATTCGCCGGCGTGCAAAACGGCTTTGGCAACGTCGTCTTCATCAAGCACCGCAACGGCCACGAGACGGTGTACGCGCACCTGAGCCGCATCGACGTGAAAAAAGGCGCCAGCGTGGGCCAGGGCGAGCTCATTGGCGCCGTCGGCGCCACCGGCTGGGCCACCGGGCCACACCTGCACTTTGAATTTCGCGTCAACGGCCAGCAAAAAGACCCCATGACCATCGCCCAGCAAAGCGAATCGGCCGCCCCCATCCCGGCAGGCCAGCGCCAGGCGTTCGCCCGCGTGGCCGGCATGATGAGCAGCCAGATGGCCGCCGCCGAAACCATCGAGCAAGCCAGCGCCAACTAA
- the tyrS gene encoding tyrosine--tRNA ligase has translation MNQSATTSPAPSAAVRQAMEISLRGVDELLPQDEWLKKLQRAEASGQPLRIKLGLDPTAPDIHLGHTVVLNKMRQLQDLGHQVIFLIGDFTTLIGDPSGRNSTRPPLTAEQIQANAETYYTQAAKVLDPAKTEVRYNSEWCDALGARGMIELAAKYTVARMMERNDFHQRFTDGSSISLHEFLYPLLQGYDSVALKADLELGGTDQKFNLMMGRHLQQEWGQEPQCVLTMPLLVGLDGVHKMSKSKNNYIGITEDANTMFAKVLSISDDLMWDWYTLLSFQSLEQIAQLKAEVAAGRNPKDAKVALAKEITTRFHSAALADAAEQDFTNRSKGGIPDDIPAVQLAGAPLGIAALLKQANLAPSTSEAGRLVDGGGVRVDGGVVSDKGLKLAAGTYVVQVGKRKFARVTLA, from the coding sequence ATGAATCAATCTGCTACCACGTCCCCCGCGCCCAGCGCCGCAGTGCGCCAGGCCATGGAAATCAGCCTGCGCGGCGTCGATGAATTGCTGCCCCAGGATGAGTGGTTGAAAAAGCTCCAGCGTGCCGAGGCCAGCGGCCAGCCGCTGCGCATCAAGCTCGGGCTCGATCCCACGGCGCCCGACATCCACCTGGGCCACACCGTGGTGCTCAACAAAATGCGCCAGCTGCAGGATTTGGGCCATCAGGTGATTTTCTTGATTGGCGACTTCACCACGCTGATTGGCGACCCGTCCGGGCGCAACAGCACGCGCCCGCCGCTGACGGCCGAGCAGATCCAGGCCAACGCCGAGACCTACTACACCCAGGCGGCCAAGGTGCTCGACCCCGCCAAAACCGAGGTGCGCTACAACAGCGAGTGGTGCGACGCGCTGGGCGCGCGCGGCATGATCGAGCTGGCGGCCAAGTACACCGTGGCGCGCATGATGGAGAGGAACGACTTCCACCAGCGCTTCACCGACGGTAGCTCCATCAGCCTGCATGAATTCCTGTACCCGCTCTTGCAGGGCTACGACTCGGTGGCGCTCAAGGCCGACCTGGAGCTGGGCGGCACGGACCAGAAGTTCAACCTCATGATGGGCCGCCACCTGCAGCAGGAATGGGGTCAGGAGCCGCAGTGCGTGCTCACCATGCCGCTGCTCGTCGGCCTGGACGGGGTGCACAAGATGTCCAAGTCCAAGAACAACTACATCGGCATCACAGAAGACGCCAACACCATGTTTGCCAAGGTGCTGTCGATCTCCGACGACCTGATGTGGGACTGGTACACGCTGCTGTCCTTCCAGAGCCTGGAGCAGATTGCGCAGCTCAAGGCCGAGGTCGCCGCCGGGCGCAACCCCAAGGACGCCAAGGTGGCGCTGGCCAAGGAGATCACCACGCGCTTTCACAGCGCGGCGCTGGCCGATGCGGCGGAGCAGGACTTCACCAACCGCAGCAAGGGCGGCATTCCCGACGATATTCCCGCCGTGCAGCTCGCGGGCGCGCCGCTGGGCATTGCTGCGCTGCTCAAGCAGGCCAACCTGGCGCCCTCGACCAGCGAGGCTGGGCGCTTGGTCGATGGCGGCGGCGTGCGCGTCGATGGCGGCGTGGTCAGTGACAAGGGCTTGAAGCTGGCCGCTGGCACCTACGTGGTGCAGGTGGGCAAGCGCAAGTTCGCACGCGTGACCCTGGCCTGA
- a CDS encoding bacteriohemerythrin, which yields MTFMPWTSTLELGITEIDDQHKELVRLTNALHEELGRPAPQRSVIGEVLEGLVDYTHNHFIVEEVLFQRHGYPETPAHQAQHDRFTAKAMDLLLRFEDGAEVSLEALDFLKDWLIDHICKVDRAYLPFFRAALGLEPQEALAA from the coding sequence ATGACATTCATGCCATGGACCAGCACCTTGGAGCTGGGCATTACGGAAATCGACGACCAACACAAGGAATTGGTGCGCCTGACCAACGCCCTGCACGAGGAGCTGGGCCGCCCCGCGCCCCAGCGCAGCGTGATTGGCGAGGTGCTCGAAGGCCTGGTGGACTACACGCACAACCATTTCATCGTCGAGGAAGTGCTGTTCCAGCGGCACGGCTACCCGGAAACGCCGGCGCACCAGGCGCAGCACGACCGCTTCACGGCCAAGGCCATGGATTTGCTGCTGCGCTTTGAGGACGGCGCGGAAGTCTCGCTCGAAGCCCTGGACTTTCTCAAGGACTGGCTGATCGACCACATCTGCAAGGTCGATCGCGCCTACCTGCCGTTTTTCCGCGCCGCCCTCGGGCTCGAACCACAAGAGGCGCTGGCCGCCTGA
- the erpA gene encoding iron-sulfur cluster insertion protein ErpA, which translates to MSAVAQATPTEEIPGPILFTDSAAAKVADLIAEEGNPDLKLRVFVQGGGCSGFQYGFTFDEITNDDDTVMTKNGVSLLIDAMSFQYLVGAEIDYKEDLQGAQFVIKNPNAETTCGCGSSFS; encoded by the coding sequence ATGAGCGCCGTTGCCCAAGCCACCCCCACCGAAGAAATCCCCGGCCCCATCCTCTTTACCGACAGCGCTGCTGCCAAGGTGGCCGACCTGATCGCCGAAGAGGGCAACCCCGACCTGAAGCTGCGCGTGTTCGTGCAGGGCGGCGGCTGCTCGGGTTTTCAGTACGGTTTCACGTTCGATGAAATCACCAACGACGACGACACCGTGATGACCAAGAACGGCGTCTCGCTGCTGATCGACGCCATGAGCTTCCAGTACCTGGTGGGCGCCGAGATCGACTACAAGGAAGACCTGCAGGGCGCGCAGTTCGTCATCAAAAACCCCAACGCCGAGACCACCTGCGGCTGCGGTTCGAGCTTCTCTTGA